The genomic window TCCGCAGCGGCGTGATGCTCCCACCCGATCTCGCCGTACCCGATTGGCGCAGTACGGCATTGGTCAAGGTGCGCGAAATGTGCCACGGTTCGGTATCACCGAACTGCCACGGCCGTGTCGCACCGGTCAGCTCCCCCGCGGCTCCGGCACGCCGGTGGTCGCGCTCCCCGCGGCGGCCGGAAAGCTGTTGGGCGACATCACGTAACGCCGTCTCACCGAGCCTGCGCATGGCCTTGGGCGACAACCGCCACTGGCCGTCGGAGCTGCGATCCAAGAAGCCCTGGTTGAGCAGTGAACGCTCCAACTCGGCCAGCGTGCGGGCGTCGACCGCGGCCTGGTCACCGAGTTGGCGCGCCAGCGCGTCCAAGTCGACATCGTCCATCGAGGCGCCGGGATAGCTCTGCGACAGCTGCTCGGCGAGTTGCTCGAGTTCGGCGATGTCGGCCAGCGCCTGAGCGCCCTCGCCCATGCCGAACGGATTGTCCCCGGAGAATTCCTCCGAGCCGGACCAGTCCTCGCCCGGCCGCGCGGCCTGTAGGTGCGCGTCCAACCGGTTCAGTGCCTGCATCAGCGACGGGGAGCCGAATGCCTGCTGCGCCAGGGCATCCAGCTCGTCGCGCTGCTCCTGGCTCAGGCTGTTGCGGAAACGCTGTGCGGCCGCGGCGCGCTTGGCCAGCGAGTCCAGCAGTTCGTCCACATTGCGCGGGTTCTCCGGGAAGAACTCGCCGTGCTTGTCCATGAAGTCGTCGAAGTCTTGCTGGGTGTCCTCGCCGCGGCCGTGCTTGTCCAGCAAATTGTTCAGATCGTCGAGCATGTCAGTGACGCGCTGGCGATCCTCGTCGGTGGCGTTCTCCAGCGCCTGCTTCATCCCGGCGAAGCGTTGGTCGAGCATCTCCCGGCCCAGCAGATCCCTGATCTGGTCGTACTTCTGGCGCGCTTCGGGACTGCGCCAGTTGTACTCGGAGAGCTCCTGCACGGCTTTGGCCGGCGACGGCGGCAACGACTCGAGCTGCAACTCCGAGAAGCGGGCGTCGTCGTCGAGCGCGCGGGCCAGTTCTTTGCGCTCGGCCAGCACCGCCTCGTCGAGCAGCTTTTTGATGTCCTGCAGCGTGCCGTCTAAGTTGTTGCGTCGCAACAACTCCCGTCGGCGACGGTTCACCTCCGAGGCCAGCCGGTCAGCGCCGGACATGTTCTTGGTGCCGCGCCGCAGCAGTTCGGAGAGCGCCCGGCGCGGCGAGGTGCCCGCCATGACGTCCTCGCCGATCTGTTCCAGCGCCTCGCGCAGGTCTACCGGCGGCGCCAGTGGGTCGGGTCCGCCGGTGTACGCCGAGTAGCGCGAGTCGTGGCGTCTAGCCATAGACGGTTTGGCCCTCCCCGGATACCTTGTCGACTCGCTTGGCCAGGTACAACGCTTCCAACGCCAATTCCAGTGCCGCGGCGCGTTCCCCCTCGGACTCGGCGTTGAGCTTGCGCGCGATCTGGTCCACGACCGGCAGCCCGGGAACCGCGGCCAGCACGTCCTTGGCCGATACCCGCTCCCCCGTCGTCACCGCGGCGCCCTTCTCGACCGCGGCCACCAGCGAGCCGACGTCGATGCCGCCGAGCACCCGCGACGCGGTATCGGCGGTGGCGCGCCGCAACAGGTGCTGCAGCACGGCCTGCTCGCGGCCTTCCTCGCCGGACTCGAATTCCAGCTTGCCGCGCAGCACATCGATCACGGTGCCCAGGTCCACCACGCGGGCCACCGGGTCGGTCTCGCCGAGGATGGCGCCGCGGTGGCGGGCCGCGGCGGCGACGGTCTCGGCCGCGGCGATCGCGAAGCGGGCCGAGACCCCGGAGCGCTGGTCGATCGAACTCGACTCCCGCAGATAGCGCGCGAAGCGGGCGATCACTTGCATCAGGTAGTCGGGCACCTGGGCGCTCAGGTGCGCCTCCTGAATGATCACGCCCACCTCCGCGTCGAGTTCCAGCGGGTAGTGGGTGCGGATCTCGGCGCCGAACCGGTCCTTGAGCGGGGTGATGATGCGGCCGCGGTTGGTGTAGTCCTCGGGGTTGGCGCTGGCTACCACCAACACGTCCAGCGGCAGCCGCAGCGTGTAGCCGCGGACCTGAAT from Mycobacterium kubicae includes these protein-coding regions:
- a CDS encoding vWA domain-containing protein; the encoded protein is MARRHDSRYSAYTGGPDPLAPPVDLREALEQIGEDVMAGTSPRRALSELLRRGTKNMSGADRLASEVNRRRRELLRRNNLDGTLQDIKKLLDEAVLAERKELARALDDDARFSELQLESLPPSPAKAVQELSEYNWRSPEARQKYDQIRDLLGREMLDQRFAGMKQALENATDEDRQRVTDMLDDLNNLLDKHGRGEDTQQDFDDFMDKHGEFFPENPRNVDELLDSLAKRAAAAQRFRNSLSQEQRDELDALAQQAFGSPSLMQALNRLDAHLQAARPGEDWSGSEEFSGDNPFGMGEGAQALADIAELEQLAEQLSQSYPGASMDDVDLDALARQLGDQAAVDARTLAELERSLLNQGFLDRSSDGQWRLSPKAMRRLGETALRDVAQQLSGRRGERDHRRAGAAGELTGATRPWQFGDTEPWHISRTLTNAVLRQSGTARSGGSITPLRITVEDVEVSETETRTQAAVALLVDTSFSMVMENRWLPMKRTALALNHLVSTRFRSDALEIIAFGRYARTVTAAELTGLEGVYEQGTNLHHALALAGRHLRRHPNAQPVVLVVTDGEPTAHLEDVRGDGSSAVFFDYPPHPRTIGHTVRGFDEMARLGAQITIFRLGNDPGLARFIDQVARRVEGRVVEPDLDGLGAAVVGDYLRSRRR
- a CDS encoding ATP-binding protein, with product MVTSPSNLPRTLGELRASGHRERGVKQEIRENLLTALAEGDDVWPGILGFEDTVLPQLERALIAGHDIVLLGERGQGKTRLLRALTGLLDEWTPVIAGSELGEHPYRPITPESIRRAATHGDDLPVAWKHRSERYTEKLATPDTSVADLVGDIDPIKVAEGRSLGDPETIAYGLIPRAHRGIVAVNELPDLAERIQVSMLNVMEERDIQVRGYTLRLPLDVLVVASANPEDYTNRGRIITPLKDRFGAEIRTHYPLELDAEVGVIIQEAHLSAQVPDYLMQVIARFARYLRESSSIDQRSGVSARFAIAAAETVAAAARHRGAILGETDPVARVVDLGTVIDVLRGKLEFESGEEGREQAVLQHLLRRATADTASRVLGGIDVGSLVAAVEKGAAVTTGERVSAKDVLAAVPGLPVVDQIARKLNAESEGERAAALELALEALYLAKRVDKVSGEGQTVYG